In Ignavibacteria bacterium, a single window of DNA contains:
- the erpA gene encoding iron-sulfur cluster insertion protein ErpA produces MSEETKFIPGVTEDVNITDKAISEVKRIMKENNVPENFGLRIGVKGGGCSGFSYSLGFDGESKPTDTIIEKDGIQVFIDMKSFLYLTGTEVDYTDGLSGKGFVFNNPNAKKTCGCGSSFGV; encoded by the coding sequence ATGTCAGAAGAAACAAAATTCATTCCGGGTGTTACGGAAGACGTAAACATAACGGATAAAGCTATCAGCGAAGTTAAAAGAATAATGAAAGAAAATAATGTTCCCGAAAATTTTGGACTTAGAATCGGCGTCAAAGGAGGCGGCTGTTCAGGATTCTCTTATTCACTCGGCTTCGACGGTGAATCTAAACCAACCGATACAATCATAGAAAAAGATGGTATTCAGGTATTTATCGATATGAAAAGTTTCCTTTATTTAACAGGTACTGAAGTGGATTATACCGATGGTCTGTCTGGTAAGGGTTTCGTTTTCAATAATCCTAACGCAAAAAAAACATGCGGCTGCGGCAGCTCTTTCGGAGTATAA
- a CDS encoding superoxide dismutase: MRKDISRRKFIYNSSLGALSLSFLPGFLLNNNNNKNNINLKGDISKMAYEWKFNARPYSDEEAKTLLKDVVSPETSDWHYNTHHKGYVTFLNNIEKELESADRAKANGNYSLVGELKRRMTWNHGGTVLHDVYWEVLGGDGDASKGKDIYDAIVKEFGSIDKWKEDFKATATAAKLSGWGVLVYDRLYSGRLLNVLVDEHHYGAIWGGVPLIACDVFEHAYYHKDGPGRVKYIDNFINNLHWSRINDRFTKFCK, translated from the coding sequence ATGAGAAAAGATATTTCAAGAAGAAAATTTATTTACAATTCATCTTTAGGTGCTCTTTCACTATCATTTTTACCGGGTTTCTTATTAAATAATAATAACAATAAAAACAATATAAATTTGAAAGGAGATATTTCAAAAATGGCATACGAATGGAAATTCAATGCAAGACCTTACTCTGACGAGGAGGCTAAAACACTCTTGAAAGATGTTGTATCACCCGAAACTAGCGATTGGCATTACAACACTCACCACAAGGGTTATGTTACATTTCTTAACAACATCGAAAAAGAACTTGAATCCGCGGATAGAGCAAAAGCCAACGGCAATTACTCTTTGGTCGGTGAACTCAAAAGAAGAATGACTTGGAACCACGGCGGTACTGTGCTTCACGATGTTTATTGGGAAGTACTCGGTGGTGACGGTGATGCATCAAAGGGTAAAGATATCTATGACGCAATCGTTAAAGAATTCGGCAGCATCGATAAATGGAAAGAAGATTTCAAAGCAACTGCAACAGCTGCTAAACTCTCTGGCTGGGGCGTACTTGTATATGATAGACTTTACAGCGGTAGGCTTTTAAATGTTCTTGTCGATGAGCATCACTACGGCGCTATCTGGGGCGGTGTTCCTCTTATTGCGTGCGACGTTTTCGAACATGCCTATTACCACAAGGACGGTCCGGGAAGAGTCAAGTATATTGATAACTTCATTAATAACTTGCACTGGTCAAGAATAAATGATAGATTTACAAAGTTCTGTAAATAA
- a CDS encoding cysteine desulfurase family protein, which yields MDYNSTTPVDKEVLDAMLPYFSGKFGNPSSRHHFGNEANVAVEYARKQISALVNCNPDEIIFTSGATESNNLAIKGVVENNYKEGINIVTSEIEHTSVLDTVKALEKSGVEIRYVKPDSYGLIVPKDVEENIDENTVLVSIMTANNEIGTIQPVPEIAQICRIQNVLFHTDAVQAFGKLPVDVNEYKIDLMSISAHKMYGPKGVGALYVRNTSADKISTQLNGGGHERGLRSGTLNVPGIVGFGKAAEISSVRMFDDFQKEIVQRDILMQNLLNRIPCSFLNGSREKRLPNNVNISFEGVDSSVVISNLKNIALSTGSACSSATLGPSYVLKAIGKTDSLIKSAIRFSLGRKTTNEEIMYVIEKVIESVNKLRLK from the coding sequence ATGGATTATAATTCAACAACTCCGGTTGATAAGGAAGTATTGGATGCTATGTTACCGTATTTCAGCGGGAAGTTCGGTAATCCTTCATCGAGGCATCACTTTGGAAACGAAGCTAACGTTGCCGTTGAATACGCTCGTAAACAAATTAGTGCTTTGGTTAATTGTAATCCTGATGAAATCATTTTCACAAGCGGAGCTACTGAATCAAATAACTTAGCAATCAAAGGTGTCGTTGAGAATAATTATAAAGAAGGCATTAATATCGTAACAAGTGAAATAGAGCATACCTCAGTCCTCGATACAGTAAAGGCTCTCGAAAAGTCGGGTGTGGAAATCAGGTATGTAAAGCCGGATAGTTATGGATTAATTGTTCCTAAAGATGTTGAAGAAAACATCGATGAAAATACTGTTCTTGTTTCAATAATGACCGCTAATAATGAAATCGGTACTATTCAGCCGGTTCCTGAGATTGCTCAGATATGCCGGATTCAAAACGTATTATTCCATACTGACGCTGTTCAGGCATTCGGTAAATTGCCTGTCGATGTTAATGAATATAAAATTGATTTGATGAGCATCAGCGCTCATAAAATGTACGGTCCTAAAGGTGTCGGTGCTTTGTATGTTAGAAATACTTCAGCTGATAAAATCTCAACACAGTTAAACGGAGGGGGTCATGAAAGAGGACTTAGAAGCGGAACTTTAAACGTACCGGGAATTGTCGGTTTCGGTAAAGCCGCTGAAATATCATCAGTGAGAATGTTTGATGATTTTCAAAAGGAAATTGTTCAGCGTGATATTCTAATGCAGAATCTTTTAAACAGAATTCCTTGTTCATTCTTAAACGGAAGCAGAGAAAAACGTTTGCCGAATAACGTAAACATTAGCTTCGAGGGCGTTGATTCATCAGTCGTGATAAGCAATTTAAAAAATATCGCTTTATCAACAGGCAGCGCTTGCAGTTCCGCAACTTTAGGACCTTCTTATGTGTTAAAGGCAATAGGTAAAACTGATTCGTTGATTAAGTCTGCGATTAGGTTTAGTTTGGGAAGAAAAACCACAAATGAAGAAATTATGTATGTTATAGAAAAAGTAATAGAATCCGTCAATAAACTAAGATTGAAATAA
- a CDS encoding Rrf2 family transcriptional regulator, whose protein sequence is MVKFSKKLEYSLIALNHLSQSQSDVTKVRDISEKYSIPHDLLAKILQKLKKEGILESVQGVNGGYKLSRKLSDIPLMELFGLIESNTNIVECMHDDVSNCDVSNNCSIKIPLSKMQSEFENLLRTKMVSDFV, encoded by the coding sequence ATGGTAAAATTTTCAAAAAAACTAGAATATTCGTTAATTGCATTGAACCACCTTTCGCAATCGCAAAGCGATGTGACGAAAGTACGTGATATTTCCGAGAAATATAGTATTCCTCACGATTTACTCGCTAAAATCCTACAAAAACTGAAAAAGGAAGGTATTCTTGAGTCTGTTCAGGGAGTAAATGGGGGTTATAAGTTGTCACGAAAACTTTCGGATATTCCGTTAATGGAACTGTTCGGTTTAATTGAATCCAATACAAACATTGTTGAGTGTATGCATGATGATGTGTCTAACTGTGATGTAAGCAATAACTGCTCTATCAAAATCCCTTTGAGCAAGATGCAGTCTGAATTTGAAAATCTTTTAAGAACAAAAATGGTGTCCGATTTTGTCTGA
- a CDS encoding glycosyltransferase family 9 protein, with the protein MGALKHILLSRTDKIGDVILTLPMIPEIKRLSPSSEISLFISNKLGNLLNGYEGVDNIFYYEDVSDNLLDFFKSNDFDTIINVFPRKDIAVASFRAGIQTRVGTAYRFYSFLFNERIKEHRKYAVKHESEYNLNLLSFLKKEISLEKIFHLSYTDSEYNYFKNKLNIHFNLDSKYIIIHPGSKGSAVDLPVYKLIKLAEYIKTTYPFFKILVTGLDRESNVTSLFPLKLGGDIINLTGMLDLREMMILIDRCELFVSNSTGPIHIAGALNRKIIGFYPNSAPMNAIRWKPLSNQAVIISPEKGDDMSTINDTRAAEAVDELLRI; encoded by the coding sequence TTGGGAGCATTAAAACATATTCTTTTAAGCCGTACTGATAAGATTGGAGATGTGATTCTCACGCTTCCTATGATTCCTGAAATTAAAAGACTTTCTCCCTCGTCTGAAATTTCGCTTTTCATTAGTAATAAACTCGGAAACCTTCTGAACGGATACGAAGGTGTTGACAATATCTTCTATTATGAAGATGTTTCTGATAATCTTCTCGACTTTTTCAAATCAAATGATTTTGATACAATAATCAACGTATTCCCGAGAAAAGATATTGCAGTCGCTTCATTCCGTGCGGGAATTCAGACACGAGTTGGTACCGCTTACAGATTCTATTCTTTCTTGTTTAACGAGAGAATAAAAGAACACAGAAAGTATGCTGTTAAACATGAGTCCGAATACAATCTTAACTTATTAAGTTTTCTGAAAAAAGAAATATCCTTAGAAAAAATATTCCATTTAAGTTATACTGATTCTGAATACAACTACTTTAAAAATAAACTGAACATACATTTTAACTTAGATTCTAAATACATTATCATTCATCCTGGCAGCAAAGGGTCGGCAGTCGATTTACCCGTATACAAACTCATTAAATTAGCTGAATACATAAAAACGACATATCCATTCTTTAAGATTTTAGTTACAGGTTTAGATCGGGAAAGTAATGTAACGTCATTATTCCCCCTGAAGTTAGGCGGCGATATTATTAATTTAACTGGAATGTTAGACTTGAGGGAAATGATGATACTTATCGATAGATGTGAGTTATTTGTTTCAAACTCTACAGGACCTATTCACATTGCAGGAGCATTAAATAGAAAAATAATTGGTTTCTATCCGAATTCTGCTCCAATGAACGCAATTAGATGGAAACCATTATCTAATCAGGCTGTAATCATAAGTCCGGAAAAAGGAGACGATATGAGTACAATTAATGACACACGGGCAGCTGAGGCTGTTGATGAGCTTTTAAGAATATGA
- a CDS encoding DUF3108 domain-containing protein gives MKNIIAGVIILLVLSLNFVNAQEKEYRKVSHNAFGLGERLEFEISYGFLTAGYVVFEIAPNFVVMNGRNCYDITATLNSASSFEWVYKLQDKYKCYLDAEGLFPWKFEQYIREGDYSKDFTVIFDNVNNKARTTNITKGKKEPDGEFDIKPYSLDIISAFYYARTMNVQNMNNGEIITLNSFYDDKNYDLKVKVLDKEDVDVPAGDFRCVIVQPVAEEGALIKKAENIAVWISRDDRKIPVMVKLDIIVGSVKAELISYKNLSGPLDSKK, from the coding sequence ATGAAAAACATTATCGCAGGAGTTATTATTTTATTAGTTCTGTCATTAAACTTTGTTAATGCACAGGAAAAGGAATACAGAAAAGTAAGCCATAATGCTTTTGGACTTGGAGAGAGACTTGAATTTGAAATCAGTTATGGATTCCTGACTGCCGGGTACGTAGTCTTTGAAATAGCGCCTAACTTTGTTGTTATGAATGGCAGAAATTGTTACGATATTACTGCTACTCTAAATTCAGCTTCAAGTTTTGAATGGGTGTATAAACTTCAGGATAAGTACAAGTGCTATCTTGATGCCGAAGGTCTATTCCCTTGGAAGTTTGAACAGTACATAAGAGAAGGCGATTACTCAAAAGATTTTACGGTTATCTTCGATAACGTGAATAATAAAGCAAGAACTACAAACATTACTAAGGGTAAGAAGGAACCCGACGGCGAGTTTGATATTAAACCTTATTCACTCGATATTATCAGTGCCTTCTATTATGCGAGAACTATGAATGTTCAGAACATGAACAACGGCGAGATTATTACTCTGAATAGTTTCTACGACGATAAAAACTATGACCTTAAAGTGAAAGTTCTTGATAAAGAAGATGTCGATGTTCCGGCTGGTGATTTCAGATGCGTTATCGTGCAGCCCGTTGCCGAAGAAGGTGCTCTCATAAAGAAAGCCGAAAATATTGCTGTTTGGATTTCAAGAGATGACAGAAAGATTCCAGTCATGGTAAAACTTGATATCATAGTAGGCTCTGTTAAAGCTGAATTGATTTCTTACAAGAATCTGTCTGGTCCGTTAGATTCAAAGAAATAA